Sequence from the bacterium genome:
ACTCCCTTGAAGTAGGAACTCTGTCTATGGGAAAACTCCATTCCGGGAGCATCGTAGGCGAAATAGGCAGAGAGCAGGTTGAGGCTCACGAAAATGACCATGAGGGCCAGGACCCGGTAAAAATATCGTCTCGAACCTGCCGGCAGGGGGGATCGAAACTCCATCCAGACAGCGGGGATGAAGGCGATGTAAAGAGGAATTTCCCAGCCGCTCCGTATGCTGAGAAAAAAGAAGGCGAACATGTAAACGGAAAGAAGGATGTAAAGAAGCGCCTGGGGTCTAGTCGTCATCCCGAAGCCCCCTTGTTCCCCAGGGCGAAAAGGCCCGGATCGATGCCGGGGGGAGAACGTGGTTCCCTTTTTTACCTGGAACCCATTTCCCGATACGATAAAGTTCGATCTTACGGCCATGATAATAGTTGCCCAAAACATCCCATGGCTTCACTTTGGTCAGCCCAAAGTCCTTTTCCATATTTTTTTTGCCTCCTCCTCACCCAGGGAGATGTAATGCTGTGGAGCGTACTCGGCCATTTTCCAGGAGAGCGACTGCGTCCCGTACAGCGAATTGATCGTGGGCAGCCCTGTGGCCAGACCCACAGTATTGGCCATGTGACCAATGAGCACACTGCTCCCTCCAGCGGTGCGGTCCTCTGAAATGATCCTGTTCACATCCTCACACATGAAATGGAGCGAATAGAAGGGTTTGACCATGTAATCCACAACCCGATATCCATTCCAGCCGACCAACAGGAAGATCATTATCAGAGGCAGCAGGGTCCTGACCGAACCGGAAGCTTTTTTTCTCAGATCCATACCCACCTGAACCAGAAGGATAGTCATGGGGATGGAGAGAGCGATGAAATATCTCGGCGGATGGTATGAAGTCATGCTCATGACGATGAGGTGGCCAACAACCCAGAGAACGGAAATCCTCACGAGAGGATCCCTTCTGAAATCCGGAGACCGTCTCCACTGCCGCCAGGAGAATATAAACGATAATAAAACCAGGGCCGGTTCAAGGCGAAGCACTCTTTTGGCCCCACCCACAAGATCTCCCGCAATGGTTGAAAGGTCCCTGGATATACGACCGGAAAAATTCAATTGGGTAAAAAGCCTGTAGTCTTCGGGGAAAATTGACCGTGCATAGTAATTGTAA
This genomic interval carries:
- a CDS encoding glycosyltransferase family 39 protein, whose product is MPILIGEKGKKVGYVIFLFLILVFLGLRFFYIEADFPQDITRSGALYTDEGWYSNGAVAFALSGNWYIPGDFNPSVNLPVVSLIQTAVFSVFGASLDTARMTVAVSFCLPVFLVYFLVRHFSDRVTAGLVAGLLSTNYILFSFSRLAILDIPALTIALSAITVTAINPKGKSRTFFALSTLLFAVALLAKSAVLILFPVYLLTLVTGKGWSLKEKLIYGFTALIIVGVLVGGYNYYARSIFPEDYRLFTQLNFSGRISRDLSTIAGDLVGGAKRVLRLEPALVLLSFIFSWRQWRRSPDFRRDPLVRISVLWVVGHLIVMSMTSYHPPRYFIALSIPMTILLVQVGMDLRKKASGSVRTLLPLIMIFLLVGWNGYRVVDYMVKPFYSLHFMCEDVNRIISEDRTAGGSSVLIGHMANTVGLATGLPTINSLYGTQSLSWKMAEYAPQHYISLGEEEAKKIWKRTLG